In Mesorhizobium sp. M9A.F.Ca.ET.002.03.1.2, the DNA window CCGCCCACAATGTTCTCTTTATGTTCCGCACGAAACCACCTCAAGACAATGCGGCGTTCGTACCGCCGCGGGCGAACGGGCCGGATGGAAGCCAACATCCTCCACGCGGATCTGGACGCCTTCTATGCCTCGGTCGAACAGTTGCTCGACCCGGCGCTGCGCGGCAAGCCGATCGCCGTCGGCGGCGGCGTCGTGCTGGCCGCTTCCTACGAGGCCAGGGCGTTCGGCGTGCGTGGCGGCATGCCGGGGCGGCGGGCGCGCGAACTCTGCCCCGGGCTGATCTTCGTCGGCGGCCACTTCAAGGACTACCAGCGGCTGGGCGACGCCGCCATTCAAGTGCTCGGCGATTTCACGCCGGTGGTCGAGCGGATTTCCATCGACGAGGCCTTTGCCGACGTCGCCGGCTGCACCCATCTGTTCGGCCAGCCGGCCGAGATCGCCACAGCCATCCGCAGCCGCGTGCGGGCCGAGCTCGGCCTGCCGATCTCGATCGGCGTGGCGCGCACCAAGCATCTGGCCAAGATCGCCTCGCAAGTGGCCAAGCCCGACGGGCTGGTGGTCGTCGATCCGCGCCACGAACTGGAGTTCCTCCACGATCTGCCGGTCGAGCTGATGTGGGGCGTCGGCCCGGTCACTAGGCAGCGCCTGGCCGGCATCGGCGTCAGCACCATCGGCGAGCTGGCGAAAACCAACGGCGGGGCGCTGGAGCGCCTGCTCGGGCCGGCGGCGGGCGAAAAGCTCAACGCGCTGGCGTGGAACCGCGATCCGCGCAAACTCGAGACGCAGCGCCGGGCGCGATCGGCCGGCGCGCAATCGGCGCTCGGCAGGAAACCGGCCGAAGAAAAGGTCTTCGTGCCCACCCTGCTGCATCTGGCCGACAGGGTTGCCACCAGGCTGCGGGCAAAATCGCGGCCCGGCCGCACGGTGACGGTCCGCGTCCGCTTTGCCGATTTGCGTTCGGTGACGCGCTCGATCACGCTCGACCAGCCGATTTCGGCAACCGCCATGCTGGCCGAGATCGCCGAGGCGCTGGTGCGCAAGGTGCTTACCGATCATCCGCACGAAAGGACCATCTCGCTGCTGGCGATCGCCGTCTCGCATCTGGAGCAGCAGGCCTGCCTGCAGCTGGAGCTGCCGCTCGGCCTCGACGACGACAGGCGCCGCCCCGGTACCAGGAAGGGTGCGGCGCGCTGGACCGCAGACCGCGCCATCGACAAGATCCGCGACCGCTTCGGCTGGGAGGCGGTCGGCTATGCCTCGGTGGCGCTCGGCCTGTCACGATCGGTTCCCGACGCTTTTCGCGAGCTGGCCGAAAAGGAATTGTGAGCCGCCATCAATTATAACATCCGCCGAAGAATGCAGCGGCGCAGAATGAAGGCGGTAGCGATCCTTCGCGCCCCCCTCTGTCCCGCCGGCTTCAGAGTCCTGCACCGTCGCGACGGTGCACACAGGATCCCCAGGCCAGCGGCAACGGCAATCATCCGCGTCCGGTTGACGAACCGCATCCGCATGTGAATGATCCGCCGCGCCCGAGCCAGGCTGCTTCGACAGGCCGGCTGAATCAACACCCTCGAACAAAAAGAACCGCAATGACAGGCAACAGCAGGCTGCGCGGCGTGATCGCCGCCATTCCGACCCCGTTCACCAGGGAGCTCGAGCCCGATCTGGACCGCTTCGTCAGGCTGGCCGGCAGGCTTCTGGACGAAGGCTGCGACGCGCTCAATGTGTGCGGCACCACCGGCGAGGCGACGTCGATGAGCCTCGCCCAGCGCAAGGTCCTGATGTCCACCGCCGCCAAGGCCTTGCCGCGCGACCGCTTGATGGTCGGCACGGGGGCCGCGGCGGTCGCCGACGCCATCGAACTCACGCGCCATGCCGGAGACCTGGGTTTCGCCGGCGCGCTGCTGCTGCCGCCTTTTTATTACAAGAACGTTCCCGATGACGGGGTGATCGCCTATTTCAGCGCCGTCGCGGAGATGACGGCGGCACAGGCGGTGCCGCTCTACCTCTATCATTTCCCGGCGCTGTCAGGCGTCCCCTTCCACCCCGCTTTGGTGGCGGCGTTGCGGGAGCGGATCGGCCCGCGTCTCCGCGGCCTCAAGGATTCGTCGGGGGACCTGGCCTATGCCCGGACGGTGGCCGCTGCGGTGCCGGACTTCGATGTCTTTCCGAGCGACGAGGGATCGCTGATTGAGGCGAGAGGCGGCACATTCGCCGGATGCATCTCCGCCACCGCCAACCTCTCGAGCAGGCTTTGCGCCGCGGCCTGGCGCGACGGCGATGCCGACGCGCTCGCCACCGCATCCGCGATCAGAAAACGCGTCGCTTCCGGCCCGCTGATCCCCGGCATCAAGGCGATGGTTGCCGCCATGACGGCCGACGCGGCCTATGCCGCGCCGCTGCCGCCGCTGACGGCGCTCTCCGCCGCCGAGAGCAAAAAGCTCGAGCATGATCTCGAGGCTATTCTCGGCAGACGCGTCGGCGTCTGATGCGCTAATGTCTGTCGCCCAAAAGTGCGCAGCGGTTTTGGGATAACGACATGCATAAAAACAAGAATTTAAAGCCCAGACCGGCGACATGCCGCGTCGGAAGTGCGCGTCCGACCGACTGAGACCGGCGCTCCTGGCCCCCGGCTGCTCGGATGCACTTTGACGGGAGCACCTATTGGGCCGTTTGCCAGTCGTGCTCCTTCACCGCCTTGGCAAAAGCCGAGACAACAGGGGAAGGCAAGCGGTCGGCCACTGAAACGAGCGACACCTCGCGTATGATTTCAGGGTCGACGACGGGCCTGTGACAGACACCGGGATGGCTGGCCGAGTACTCTGCGATGAAGCAGACGCCCATGCCGGCGGCGATCATCGCCAGAATCCAATCCTCGCGCTCGCTGCGAAAGGCGCTGCGGATATCGAAGCCGATATTCCGGCAGAGCCCGTCTATGTGATCGCCATATTCGCAATTGATGCGCTCAAGATAGGCTTCGCCGCGGACATCCGTAAGATGAAGCGTATTGCGCGTCTCGAAAGGATGGCCGGTCGAGAAGGCGAGCCCGAAGCGCTCCCGGTAAACAGGATCCGCCTTCAGGCCGTGGTCGAATGGTTCGGGTCTTGCCAGTAGGGCGACGTCAAGCTTGCCCTCGCTCAGAAGGTCGGTGAGATGGCTTGCCGCGCCCTCGATCACGGTCACTTCTATGCCTGGATAGCGCTCTCGAAATTCATTGAGGAAACCGATGAAGCGCAGCGGGCCTATGGTGCACATCACACCGAGCGTCAGCGACGCGGTTTCCAGGGAGAGGAAGCTCCTGGCTGTCTTCTTCGCAGTCTCCGAACGCTGGAATACTTCGTCCAGATGGGTCCGCATCAGACAGCCGAAATCGGTGAGCCGGACGCGGGTTTTCTCGCGGTGGAAAAGATAGCCGCCAAGTTCCGCCTCCAGCTTCTGTATGGCCCGCGTCAGCGCAGGCTGGCCGACGTGAACGAGGTCCGCCGCGCGATGAAAGTTGAGAGTCCGGCTGGCCGCCAGAAAATAGCGGATTTCGTGCATCTCCATGATACGCCCCCGCCGATGTCTTGCCTGCATCGCCGCGATGAAAACTCGGCATTATCCGCCGCCCTCACGCCCAAGTAAACTTCACCGGCCTTTATGGCAGCTTGGCCGCTGCCGGAGCCGATTCGAAACCAGGATCGGCGCCAGCGAATGCGGTTGGAGAGATCGAGCCCACAGGAGATTCCGATGTCTGAAGCCAGTCAGGAAAAGTTGGACGCATTCTTGGGGAAAATGGTCGGTGATCTCGGTGCGATCGCTACGGGCGCGGGAGTCTTGCTGGGAGACAGGCTCGGCCTGTTCAAGGCATTGCGCGAAGGCGGCAAGATGACGGCCGCCGAACTTTCGACACGCACCGGCACCCAGGAACGCCTTGTAAGGGAATGGCTTTCCGGGCAGGCGGCCGCGGGCTACGTCGACTACGATGAAGCCAACGACGCGTTTTATCTCAACGCCGAGCAAGAGCTGGTGTTCGCCGATGAAGATAGCCCGGCCTTCATGGCTGGCGCATTCGAGGTCCTATCCTCGCTGTGGCTCGATGAAGAAAAGGTGAGGCAGGCATTCCAGTCCGGCAAGGGCGTCGCATGGCACGATCATAGCGCGTGTCTGTTTCGCGGCACGGAACGGTTCTTCCGTCCAGGCTATAATGCCAATCTGATCGACTCCTGGCTGCCGGCTCT includes these proteins:
- the dinB gene encoding DNA polymerase IV — encoded protein: MEANILHADLDAFYASVEQLLDPALRGKPIAVGGGVVLAASYEARAFGVRGGMPGRRARELCPGLIFVGGHFKDYQRLGDAAIQVLGDFTPVVERISIDEAFADVAGCTHLFGQPAEIATAIRSRVRAELGLPISIGVARTKHLAKIASQVAKPDGLVVVDPRHELEFLHDLPVELMWGVGPVTRQRLAGIGVSTIGELAKTNGGALERLLGPAAGEKLNALAWNRDPRKLETQRRARSAGAQSALGRKPAEEKVFVPTLLHLADRVATRLRAKSRPGRTVTVRVRFADLRSVTRSITLDQPISATAMLAEIAEALVRKVLTDHPHERTISLLAIAVSHLEQQACLQLELPLGLDDDRRRPGTRKGAARWTADRAIDKIRDRFGWEAVGYASVALGLSRSVPDAFRELAEKEL
- a CDS encoding dihydrodipicolinate synthase family protein, with the translated sequence MTGNSRLRGVIAAIPTPFTRELEPDLDRFVRLAGRLLDEGCDALNVCGTTGEATSMSLAQRKVLMSTAAKALPRDRLMVGTGAAAVADAIELTRHAGDLGFAGALLLPPFYYKNVPDDGVIAYFSAVAEMTAAQAVPLYLYHFPALSGVPFHPALVAALRERIGPRLRGLKDSSGDLAYARTVAAAVPDFDVFPSDEGSLIEARGGTFAGCISATANLSSRLCAAAWRDGDADALATASAIRKRVASGPLIPGIKAMVAAMTADAAYAAPLPPLTALSAAESKKLEHDLEAILGRRVGV
- a CDS encoding LysR family transcriptional regulator; the protein is MEMHEIRYFLAASRTLNFHRAADLVHVGQPALTRAIQKLEAELGGYLFHREKTRVRLTDFGCLMRTHLDEVFQRSETAKKTARSFLSLETASLTLGVMCTIGPLRFIGFLNEFRERYPGIEVTVIEGAASHLTDLLSEGKLDVALLARPEPFDHGLKADPVYRERFGLAFSTGHPFETRNTLHLTDVRGEAYLERINCEYGDHIDGLCRNIGFDIRSAFRSEREDWILAMIAAGMGVCFIAEYSASHPGVCHRPVVDPEIIREVSLVSVADRLPSPVVSAFAKAVKEHDWQTAQ